The following proteins come from a genomic window of Oligoflexus sp.:
- a CDS encoding trypsin-like serine peptidase produces MKRLLSTLVLFMSMISCGTSPSGSAVKTIIGNDDRPYQSYSLAVAPRNAIGRLMLTSKNGSEVGCTGTLVRADVVLTAAHCLVFSGDSFDFGFFYSAYDNGNFTGEYKVKSFVLGTTSPSTVAGRKSDWALVKVEHLWGEQPAPLKMAGLAGSALSYPVTVDLEGYSGDRQGGEVPSFHFGCRLLKTITSATVSNAPLGTIAHDCDAAPGSSGAPLVQKIWSGYQIVAVNTAGNNDLFEGLTGPINIAADTRDAARALTTLR; encoded by the coding sequence ATGAAAAGGCTTCTTTCCACTCTTGTCCTTTTTATGTCTATGATCAGCTGCGGGACTTCGCCCTCGGGTTCCGCTGTGAAAACCATCATCGGCAACGATGATCGGCCTTATCAAAGTTATAGCCTTGCAGTCGCGCCCCGCAACGCGATCGGACGGCTGATGCTGACTTCGAAAAATGGGTCCGAAGTTGGCTGCACGGGAACACTCGTAAGGGCTGATGTGGTTCTGACCGCAGCGCACTGTCTGGTTTTTTCCGGCGATAGTTTTGACTTTGGATTTTTCTACTCGGCCTACGACAATGGAAATTTCACGGGTGAGTATAAAGTTAAGTCCTTCGTCCTGGGAACGACCTCGCCGTCGACGGTTGCCGGTCGCAAGAGCGACTGGGCGCTGGTGAAGGTCGAGCATCTTTGGGGCGAGCAGCCGGCACCTTTGAAGATGGCTGGCCTTGCCGGATCGGCTCTTTCGTATCCTGTGACTGTCGATCTTGAAGGGTACAGCGGGGATCGCCAAGGCGGGGAAGTCCCGTCCTTTCACTTCGGTTGCCGCCTTTTGAAGACAATCACCAGCGCCACTGTATCGAACGCTCCCTTGGGTACAATCGCGCACGATTGCGATGCCGCCCCGGGTTCGTCCGGAGCGCCTCTCGTACAAAAAATCTGGAGTGGATATCAGATCGTGGCCGTGAATACCGCCGGCAATAATGATCTCTTTGAAGGTCTGACGGGACCGATCAATATTGCTGCGGATACCCGGGATGCAGCGCGAGCCCTGACGACGCTGCGCTGA
- a CDS encoding thrombospondin type 3 repeat-containing protein — MAIPGSMKSRLLLVFFVLLMTSGACHKKSGSRDPAPSPRPEQPVQPVQPQNPNPESPSPEIPDNPAPLPDARICPQPLEVTRSEQTCVQTEAGSSDWTYLEGTVLTFDQPVIGGGVLYNGQGVLTCSGCDCRAEAVAKKARRLSCPDAVISPALINAHDHLGWAAAKPGNWGMNRFEHRNDWRGGKRDHDKVSVPKSGDDVANALGEIRQLMTGTVSIAGSSSVAGFMRNLDDNRYLEGLIAEPMFYSTFPLENGSDYDFRVGDCAYTRQKNIPDLANGLNLMHVAEGIDDAARNEFLCLSSADQGGFDVTGTNNSYVHAIGLLTPDAQKLAARGTAVVWSPRSNISLYGNTAPVTLYRQLGINIALGTDWTPSGSAHLNRELQCAAQLNARYYDHAFSDRDLWLMVTAQAASALKVEQRLGRLDPGLTADIAVYRKGGARNPYQAVFQAEARETALVIRGGKVLYGDASILDSMQEQCETIDVCGTPKKLCYESQSAALKAAGIADFAAFQTAIKDAYPLFFCEKPADEPSCEPVRPGSYTGPSEKDFDGDGALNEADNCPRVFNPIRPVDRGLQADFDKDGRGDSCDVCPAGEGDQLCAQSRAEDRDHDLIPDYRDNCPLLKNADQADFDQDGRGDLCDPCASLKNAELAACPVEAISQLKFPTADLNGIKTKAKVRLTGLVTALAPTGFYLQDAGEGKATGIFVYQPKGQKPAVGQKIQLTATYDSYKDQYQLQDLATFELLAEKQNLPVRNLTVSDWSQAATLESLEGLLVRTAVSGLVSWPTERDDTASFYVDQAISVGQGLATYSKPLRGSTVLVTGILRKFAGRFHLEPRSAEDIEVKDQGQPVLLGFSAAEAFSEAGYNGPVSPLLNLTLDRPAPGDLEIALTSQDPASLEAPALVILPKDATSVPVPSLKALKNSTEPVLLTARLLDMEVSARIIILNDPKPQLLPVEKSNVRAGVGATTTIKLRTNLPSSFLRAGETVALEYESSMLEVTSTPTLAPGQQEVTVSVRGLTPGTTTIKALLNGSVTSWTMTLIAQDISLTEVFFDPAGDDSGLEWIEIMNTSGRDLDLSQYAIGAGGDSYATLRYQLKGTLTAGACVVIGGPKSTAQNFSPNFFQAESFPGGLQNGGTIADAIGLFAIKASDITRDSLPIDAVIYGGPDNKANFKGPDGTVSPVHLPKILSGQSMEKVDGVWVVRTRPTPGTCP, encoded by the coding sequence ATGGCGATTCCAGGAAGCATGAAGTCACGACTTTTGCTGGTCTTTTTCGTCCTACTCATGACCAGCGGGGCCTGTCATAAAAAGTCCGGTTCGAGAGACCCGGCGCCGTCACCGAGGCCAGAGCAGCCCGTTCAACCTGTTCAGCCGCAGAATCCGAACCCGGAAAGTCCCTCCCCCGAAATTCCTGACAACCCTGCCCCACTGCCCGATGCACGCATATGCCCCCAGCCTCTTGAAGTCACCCGTTCCGAACAAACCTGCGTTCAAACCGAAGCTGGCAGCAGTGATTGGACTTATTTGGAAGGCACCGTTCTAACCTTCGATCAACCTGTGATCGGCGGTGGTGTTCTTTATAACGGTCAAGGTGTTTTGACCTGTAGCGGTTGCGATTGCCGTGCGGAAGCCGTGGCGAAGAAGGCCCGACGACTTTCATGTCCCGATGCTGTAATTTCACCGGCGCTGATTAACGCGCACGATCACCTGGGCTGGGCCGCGGCGAAACCCGGGAACTGGGGAATGAATCGCTTTGAACATCGCAACGACTGGCGCGGCGGGAAAAGAGATCATGATAAGGTTTCGGTTCCGAAATCAGGTGATGATGTTGCCAATGCGCTTGGTGAAATAAGGCAGTTGATGACAGGGACTGTTTCGATTGCGGGCTCGTCTTCGGTTGCTGGATTTATGCGCAACCTCGATGATAATCGCTATCTGGAAGGCTTGATTGCAGAACCCATGTTCTATAGCACGTTCCCACTGGAAAACGGCAGCGACTATGATTTTCGTGTCGGTGACTGCGCCTACACAAGGCAGAAAAATATCCCGGACCTCGCCAACGGCTTGAATCTGATGCACGTCGCCGAAGGCATTGATGATGCTGCACGGAATGAATTCCTCTGCCTCAGCAGTGCGGATCAGGGTGGTTTTGATGTGACCGGCACGAACAACTCTTACGTTCATGCGATTGGCCTTTTGACTCCCGATGCCCAGAAATTGGCCGCGCGGGGCACAGCAGTGGTTTGGTCGCCACGTTCCAATATTTCGCTTTATGGTAACACCGCGCCTGTGACCCTTTACCGCCAACTCGGAATCAATATCGCCCTCGGCACAGACTGGACGCCCTCGGGATCGGCGCATTTGAACCGCGAGCTGCAGTGTGCTGCGCAGCTGAACGCTCGATATTATGATCACGCGTTCTCGGACCGCGATCTTTGGCTCATGGTGACTGCTCAAGCGGCGTCAGCTCTGAAAGTCGAACAGCGTCTCGGCCGCCTCGATCCAGGATTGACCGCAGATATTGCAGTCTATCGCAAGGGTGGTGCACGGAACCCTTATCAGGCTGTGTTTCAGGCGGAAGCTCGCGAAACGGCGCTTGTCATTCGTGGTGGCAAGGTACTTTATGGAGACGCCTCGATTCTGGACAGCATGCAGGAACAGTGTGAAACCATCGACGTCTGCGGGACCCCGAAAAAACTCTGCTATGAAAGCCAGTCGGCTGCTCTGAAAGCCGCAGGAATTGCAGACTTCGCAGCCTTTCAAACCGCGATCAAAGATGCCTATCCCCTCTTCTTCTGCGAAAAACCCGCCGATGAACCGAGCTGCGAACCCGTTCGCCCAGGCTCGTATACCGGCCCCAGCGAAAAGGACTTCGATGGCGACGGCGCCTTGAATGAAGCGGACAACTGCCCGCGTGTCTTCAATCCCATCCGTCCCGTTGATCGTGGACTGCAGGCTGATTTCGATAAAGACGGACGCGGTGACAGCTGCGACGTGTGTCCTGCGGGAGAAGGCGATCAGCTTTGCGCCCAGTCCCGCGCTGAAGATCGCGATCACGATCTGATTCCTGATTACCGTGATAACTGCCCACTCTTAAAAAATGCGGATCAGGCTGACTTCGATCAGGATGGCCGCGGCGATCTCTGCGATCCCTGCGCCAGCCTTAAGAACGCCGAACTTGCTGCCTGTCCTGTCGAGGCCATCTCCCAGCTGAAATTTCCAACAGCCGATCTCAATGGCATCAAAACCAAGGCCAAAGTTCGCCTGACAGGACTGGTTACGGCTCTGGCCCCTACAGGTTTTTATCTGCAGGATGCTGGCGAAGGAAAGGCCACAGGTATCTTCGTCTATCAACCCAAAGGACAAAAGCCGGCCGTTGGACAGAAAATTCAACTCACCGCGACCTATGATTCCTATAAGGATCAGTATCAGCTCCAGGATCTCGCAACATTCGAACTACTGGCCGAAAAACAAAATCTGCCGGTTCGGAATCTGACTGTCAGCGACTGGTCGCAAGCGGCAACTCTTGAAAGCCTCGAAGGTCTTCTTGTCCGCACCGCAGTATCCGGACTTGTGTCCTGGCCTACGGAACGCGATGATACGGCGTCCTTTTATGTGGATCAGGCGATCAGCGTGGGACAGGGTCTGGCCACATATTCCAAACCTCTGCGCGGATCCACAGTTCTTGTCACCGGCATCCTGCGAAAGTTCGCCGGTCGCTTCCATTTGGAACCGCGTAGCGCTGAAGACATCGAAGTCAAAGATCAGGGCCAGCCTGTTCTCCTCGGTTTCAGTGCAGCCGAAGCCTTCAGTGAAGCTGGTTATAACGGACCTGTCAGCCCCCTGCTCAATTTAACATTGGATAGACCCGCACCTGGCGATCTGGAAATCGCACTTACTAGTCAGGACCCAGCGTCACTGGAAGCACCTGCGTTGGTGATTCTTCCCAAAGATGCAACAAGCGTTCCCGTCCCATCGCTGAAAGCTCTAAAAAACAGTACTGAGCCGGTCCTCCTTACCGCACGCCTCCTCGATATGGAAGTCAGCGCTCGCATCATCATACTCAACGATCCCAAACCACAGCTTTTGCCTGTGGAAAAATCCAACGTGCGAGCCGGCGTGGGCGCGACGACGACCATCAAGCTGCGCACCAATCTTCCTTCTTCATTTCTGCGCGCCGGTGAAACGGTTGCGCTGGAATACGAAAGCAGCATGCTCGAAGTCACCTCCACGCCTACCCTCGCCCCTGGTCAGCAGGAAGTCACGGTCAGCGTCCGCGGACTGACGCCTGGAACCACAACGATCAAGGCGCTGTTAAATGGTTCTGTCACCAGCTGGACCATGACTCTGATCGCTCAGGATATCAGCCTGACGGAAGTGTTTTTCGATCCTGCAGGTGATGACAGCGGCTTGGAATGGATTGAAATTATGAACACCAGCGGTCGCGACCTCGACCTTTCCCAGTATGCGATCGGCGCAGGCGGTGATTCCTACGCAACGCTCCGGTATCAGCTAAAAGGCACGCTCACCGCGGGTGCATGTGTTGTCATCGGTGGCCCGAAAAGCACCGCACAAAACTTCAGCCCGAATTTCTTTCAGGCGGAAAGTTTCCCAGGCGGCCTGCAAAACGGAGGCACTATTGCTGATGCAATCGGTCTTTTCGCAATCAAAGCCAGCGACATCACGCGCGATTCCCTGCCGATCGACGCCGTGATCTACGGCGGTCCAGATAATAAAGCCAATTTCAAAGGACCCGACGGTACCGTGAGCCCTGTGCATCTGCCGAAAATTTTAAGTGGTCAGTCCATGGAAAAAGTCGATGGCGTTTGGGTGGTACGGACAAGGCCCACACCGGGAACCTGTCCGTAA